In Nymphaea colorata isolate Beijing-Zhang1983 chromosome 3, ASM883128v2, whole genome shotgun sequence, a genomic segment contains:
- the LOC116249544 gene encoding uncharacterized protein LOC116249544 isoform X4, which produces MDYRNRLILAPMVRVGTLPFRMLAAQYGADITYGEEIVDHKLLKCERLINETLGTIDFVERGTDNVVFRTCEEEKHRVVFQIGTSNASRALSAAMLVCKDVAAVDVNMGCPKSFSVSGGMGAALLTKPELIHDILTTLKRNLDIPVTCKIRLLKSSNDTVELARRIEKTGVAALAVHGRRVADRPRDPAKWGAASVMVARGAAWNASIFSPKGKLPWESVKKEYIRKSILWDNDIKSTKHTLKEMIMHYSSLELAEGKAVNKSNTLADLAELYGEQEYFSDVISSRLLQITVR; this is translated from the exons ATGGATTACAGAAACAGGCTTATCCTCGCTCCCATGGTTCGAGTT GGAACGTTGCCCTTTAGGATGCTGGCTGCTCAGTATGGTGCCGATATTACCTATGGAGAGGAGATTGTAGACCATAAATTATTGAAGTGTGAGCGTCTTATTAATG AAACTCTTGGAACCATTGACTTTGTGGAAAGGGGAACAGATAATGTTGTGTTCCGTACATGTGAGGAAGAAAAGCATCGTGTGGTATTCCAAATTGGCACCTCAAATGCTTCACGAGCTCTGAGTGCTGCAATGCTAGT GTGTAAAGATGTTGCAGCAGTTGATGTCAACATGGGTTGCCCAAAATCATTCTCTGTCAGCGGAGGCATGGGTGCTGCCCTCCTGACTAAACCAGAACTGATTCATGAT ATTTTGACAACACTAAAGAGGAACCTTGATATTCCTGTGACATGTAAGATACGCCTTCTGAAATCATCTAACGATACAGTAGAATTAGCAAGGAGGATTGAGAAAACTGGTGTTGCTGCTCTCGCTGTTCATGGAAg GAGAGTTGCAGATAGGCCAAGGGATCCTGCAAAATGGG GAGCTGCTTCTGTCATGGTTGCTAGAGGGGCTGCATGGAATGCATCAATTTTTAGCCCAAAAGGCAAGTTACCCTGGGAAAGTGTCAAAAAAGAGTACATAAGGAAG AGCATCTTATGGGACAATGATATAAAAAGCACAAAGCACACTCTAAAGGAGATGATCATGCATTATTCATCATTGGAGCTTGCAGAGGGAAAGGCTGTAAATAAATCTAATACACTAGCAGATCTTGC GGAACTTTATGGTGAACAAGAATATTTTTCAGATGTCATCAGTAGCCGATTGTTGCAAATTACTGTCAG GTAA
- the LOC116251353 gene encoding glutamyl-tRNA reductase 2-like — protein MATANGFATAMAGTTVESFLCRTQRPSQLGVGGASHRRPRFPKPNGRPATVSPRCEVTSNVGLQDSKASSISALEQLKTSALDRYTKERSSILVIGLSVHTAPVEMREKLAIPEAEWPRAIEELCSLNHIEEAAVLSTCNRMEIYVVALSWHRGISEVMEWMSKTSGIPVSELRQHLFLLRDNDATQHLFQVSAGLDSLVLGEGQILAQVRQVVKVGQGVVGFGRNISGLFKHAITAGKRVRTETNISAGAVSVSSAAVELALMKLPNSDPNSARMLVIGAGKMGKLVIKHLASKGCTQVVVVNRSEGRVSAIRDEIKDIEIVYKPFTDMASSAAEADVVFTSTASETPLFSKEEVEKLPPASSGVAGVRMFVDISVPRNVSACVSELDSARVYNVDDLREVVEANKEDRYRKAMEAQAIITDELKQFEAWRDSLETVPTIKKLRAYAEKIRTAELEKCMSKMGEDMTKKEVRAIDDLSRGIVNKLLHGPMQHLRCDGTDSRTLSETLENMHALERMFSLETDLSILEQKIRSKVEQSQK, from the exons AGCTCGGTGTCGGTGGTGCCTCTCACCGGCGACCCAGATTCCCGAAACCGAATGGCAGACCGGCAACGGTGAGCCCCAGATGCGAAGTCACGTCCAACGTGGGGTTGCAGGACTCCAAGGCCTCGAGTATATCTGCACTTGAGCAGCTGAAAACCTCTGCCCTCGATC GTTACACGAAGGAAAGAAGCAGTATCTTGGTAATAGGGCTTAGTGTTCACACGGCTCCGGTGGAGATGCGTGAGAAGCTTGCGATTCCTGAAGCGGAATGGCCGCGTGCCATTGAGGAGCTCTGCAGCTTGAACCATATAGAAGAAGCTGCCGTTTTGAGCACGTGCAATCGGATGGAAATTTATGTGGTGGCTCTTTCTTGGCACAGAGGGATTTCAGAAGTCATGGAATGGATGTCCAAG ACAAGCGGTATTCCTGTTTCCGAGCTCAGGCAGCATCTGTTTCTGCTTCGTGATAATGATGCTACACAACATCTGTTCCAAGTATCTGCAGGACTGGACTCTCTTGTGCTTGGGGAGGGCCAGATTCTTGCCCAGGTTAGGCAGGTCGTCAAGGTTGGCCAAGGTGTTGTGGGGTTCGGAAGAAACATTAGCGGGCTTTTCAAGCATGCTATCACTGCAGGCAAAAGGGTCCGAACAGAAACTAACATTTCAGCGGGAGCTGTTTCAGTTAGCTCAGCGGCTGTTGAGTTGGCCTTAATGAAGCTGCCGAACTCTGATCCCAATTCTGCTAGGATGCTAGTGATAGGTGCTGGAAAAATGGGAAAACTAGTTATCAAGCATCTAGCCTCGAAAGGGTGTACTCAGGTGGTGGTGGTGAACAGATCAGAGGGGAGAGTTTCTGCAATTCGTGATGAGATCAAGGATATTGAGATAGTATACAAGCCTTTCACAGACATGGCCTCCTCTGCAGCTGAAGCAGACGTAGTGTTCACCAGCACAGCTTCGGAGACACCATTGTTCTCGAAGGAAGAGGTAGAGAAACTCCCACCTGCCAGTTCAGGAGTTGCGGGTGTCAGGATGTTTGTCGACATATCAGTTCCTCGCAATGTTAGTGCATGCGTATCTGAACTTGATTCTGCTCGGGTGTACAATGTGGATGATCTCAGGGAAGTGGTGGAAGCCAACAAAGAAGATCGCTACCGGAAAGCCATGGAAGCTCAAGCTATCATTACAGACGAGCTGAAGCAGTTTGAGGCATGGAGAGATTCTCTAGAAACAGTGCCCACGATAAAGAAGCTGAGGGCTTATGCAGAAAAAATCCGAACTGCAGAATTAGAGAAATGCATGTCGAAGATGGGTGAAGATATGACGAAGAAGGAAGTGAGGGCTATTGATGACCTTAGCAGGGGCATTGTGAACAAGCTTCTCCATGGGCCCATGCAACACTTAAGATGTGATGGCACTGATAGCCGAACCCTGAGTGAAACTCTTGAGAACATGCACGCACTTGAACGGATGTTCAGTCTGGAAACTGATTTGTCTATCCTGGAGCAGAAGATAAGATCTAAGGTTGAGCAGAGCCAGAAGTGA
- the LOC116249544 gene encoding uncharacterized protein LOC116249544 isoform X2, whose amino-acid sequence MDYRNRLILAPMVRVGTLPFRMLAAQYGADITYGEEIVDHKLLKCERLINETLGTIDFVERGTDNVVFRTCEEEKHRVVFQIGTSNASRALSAAMLVCKDVAAVDVNMGCPKSFSVSGGMGAALLTKPELIHDILTTLKRNLDIPVTCKIRLLKSSNDTVELARRIEKTGVAALAVHGRRVADRPRDPAKWGEIAEIVQALSVPVIANGDVFDYEDFECIRAVTGAASVMVARGAAWNASIFSPKGKLPWESVKKEYIRKSILWDNDIKSTKHTLKEMIMHYSSLELAEGKAVNKSNTLADLAELYGEQEYFSDVISSRLLQITVR is encoded by the exons ATGGATTACAGAAACAGGCTTATCCTCGCTCCCATGGTTCGAGTT GGAACGTTGCCCTTTAGGATGCTGGCTGCTCAGTATGGTGCCGATATTACCTATGGAGAGGAGATTGTAGACCATAAATTATTGAAGTGTGAGCGTCTTATTAATG AAACTCTTGGAACCATTGACTTTGTGGAAAGGGGAACAGATAATGTTGTGTTCCGTACATGTGAGGAAGAAAAGCATCGTGTGGTATTCCAAATTGGCACCTCAAATGCTTCACGAGCTCTGAGTGCTGCAATGCTAGT GTGTAAAGATGTTGCAGCAGTTGATGTCAACATGGGTTGCCCAAAATCATTCTCTGTCAGCGGAGGCATGGGTGCTGCCCTCCTGACTAAACCAGAACTGATTCATGAT ATTTTGACAACACTAAAGAGGAACCTTGATATTCCTGTGACATGTAAGATACGCCTTCTGAAATCATCTAACGATACAGTAGAATTAGCAAGGAGGATTGAGAAAACTGGTGTTGCTGCTCTCGCTGTTCATGGAAg GAGAGTTGCAGATAGGCCAAGGGATCCTGCAAAATGGGGTGAGATTGCTGAGATTGTTCAAGCATTATCAGTTCCAGTGATTGCAAATGGTGATGTCTTTGACTATGAAGATTTCGAGTGCATTAGAGCAGTAACAG GAGCTGCTTCTGTCATGGTTGCTAGAGGGGCTGCATGGAATGCATCAATTTTTAGCCCAAAAGGCAAGTTACCCTGGGAAAGTGTCAAAAAAGAGTACATAAGGAAG AGCATCTTATGGGACAATGATATAAAAAGCACAAAGCACACTCTAAAGGAGATGATCATGCATTATTCATCATTGGAGCTTGCAGAGGGAAAGGCTGTAAATAAATCTAATACACTAGCAGATCTTGC GGAACTTTATGGTGAACAAGAATATTTTTCAGATGTCATCAGTAGCCGATTGTTGCAAATTACTGTCAG GTAA
- the LOC116251349 gene encoding auxin-responsive protein IAA9-like isoform X1 — MSPPLGHVEEGRCEVHLQVHATSSDRSSQNFPVLTEHNYMRLSDSSSGDSSVATTGVDEKGDGLNLKATELTLGLPGSRSPVRSLDLSLLSNAKYREKSVLFLDPAEEGIPEAKQLSRNNRLTLQTRLSGNKRRFSDAMDGYPTAKSNVFVEGKLLLSGTDYETEIAESSPDGRFMGNSELELMSVDVKAGSDTWHADGRGHSGAVILSPRPSHNLLAKNISVKNHHGTPPCLVKENLALKICQDRPHVSKEFNANSTSPADDYGFGLVAKEQVVGWPPIRSYRKNTLAANSKVKDEVQGKPSSGPLFIKVSMDGAPYLRKVDLKTCATYDELSSSLEKMFSCFTIGQFGSNRVPSRDVLSESKLMDFLHGSEYVITYEDKDGDWMLIGDVPWDMFVGFCKRIRIMKGSDAIGLAPKAMLKSHSWN, encoded by the exons ATGTCACCGCCTCTCGGCCATGTGGAAGAAGGACGTTGCGAGGTCCATTTGCAGGTTCATGCCACTTCGTCTGATCGCAGCAGCCAGAATTTTCCTGTATTGACCGAGCACAACTACATGAGGCTGTCAGACTCTTCTTCAGGTGATAGCTCTGTGGCGACAACCGGCGTGGATGAAAAAGGTGACGGCTTAAACCTGAAAGCCACGGAGCTCACTCTTGGCCTTCCTGGCTCACGGTCCCCTGTCAGAAGTCTTGATCTCTCCCTGTTAAGCAATGCTAAGTATAGGGAGAAGAGCGTCTTATTTCTAGATCCTGCAGAAGAAGGAATTCCGGAAGCGAAACAGTTGAGCCGGAATAATCGCCTAACCTTGCAGACTCGATTATCAGGTAATAAGAGAAGGTTTTCTGATGCAATGGATGGGTACCCCACAGCCAAAAGCAATGTGTTCGTGGAGGGAAAATTGTTGCTGTCAGGTACAGATTATGAAACTGAAATAGCTGAATCTTCTCCAGATGGGAGGTTCATGGGCAACTCCGAATTGGAGTTGATGTCCGTTGATGTAAAGGCAGGCTCGGATACCTGGCATGCAGATGGCAGAGGCCATTCAGGAGCAGTAATTCTTTCACCAAGACCTTCACACAATCTCTTGGCAAAGAATATTTCTGTTAAAAACCATCATGGAACACCTCCTTGTCTGGTGAAAGAGAATTTAGCTCTAAAGATTTGTCAAGACAGACCCCATGTTTCTAAAGAGTTCAACGCTAACAGTACCAGTCCTGCAGACGACTATGGGTTTGGTCTTGTGGCAAA GGAGCAAGTCGTTGGATGGCCTCCAATCAGATCGTACCGAAAGAACACTTTGGCTGCAAACTCAAAGGTTAAGGATGAGGTTCAAGGAAAGCCTAGTTCAGGACCTTTGTTTATTAAGGTCAGCATGGATGGTGCTCCATACTTGAGGAAGGTAGACCTAAAAACCTGTGCGACATACGATGAACTCTCATCCTCTCTTGAGAAAATGTTCAGCTGTTTTACCATTG GTCAGTTTGGCTCTAACAGGGTTCCTAGTAGGGATGTGTTGAGTGAGAGTAAATTGATGGATTTTCTTCATGGGTCAGAATATGTTATTACGTACGAAGATAAAGATGGAGACTGGATGCTTATTGGCGATGTTCCATGGGA CATGTTCGTTGGTTTCTGTAAGCGGATTCGCATCATGAAAGGTTCTGACGCCATTGGCCTCG CCCCAAAGGCCATGTTGAAAAGCCACAGCTGGAATTAG
- the LOC116250989 gene encoding uncharacterized protein LOC116250989 yields MDNYSCSSYAESDSSPRCREIVDCENQSWDEPASYKVKFMCSFGGKIHPRPHDNQLSYVGGDTKILTVDRNIKLSAMVERLSSLWETPVSFKYQLPGEDLDALISVTNDEDLEHMMVEYDRLHRTTSKPARLRLFLFPVGSSSSSSSAQALQPPPAAESKPEHQWFVDALNSGPVQTLNRPEMESPQANPDFLFGLDQISAAKSGEDVRASASASPASGLPHPEPRDYFPPPPNDLATKADRRSLETATAAVVSDSNSAEIQRQIQEFQRMQIASQEQQAAAAYFQRKQEETLSHSFPTGSAFPAREPAGVATSMAGDYYQKIHDKNRYESGPPQEQPPPPPMTILPPPTSTPAAYWAAPAPDRQGMGPDLGVYLLPSGAMYPAGSVRPLTGPPGQGFYTVAPKLMTSAPPPPPAGFGAEPYRDAPIYRMGPGGAKLGPYPEGAIRPGMDAASFAHLTYDPTAGRQMYYAAATQAAVTSPPASYQTVARQPPAQDPRPKSPTQSL; encoded by the coding sequence ATGGACAACTATTCGTGTTCGTCCTACGCCGAGTCGGACTCGTCGCCGAGGTGTCGGGAGATCGTCGACTGCGAGAACCAGTCGTGGGACGAGCCGGCGAGCTACAAGGTGAAGTTTATGTGCAGCTTCGGCGGGAAGATCCACCCGCGGCCTCACGACAACCAGCTCAGCTACGTCGGCGGCGACACCAAGATCCTGACCGTCGATCGCAACATCAAGCTGTCGGCCATGGTGGAGCGGCTCTCCTCGCTCTGGGAGACCCCCGTCTCCTTCAAGTACCAGCTCCCCGGCGAGGACCTCGACGCCCTCATCTCTGTCACCAACGACGAGGATCTTGAGCACATGATGGTGGAGTACGACCGCCTTCACCGCACCACCTCCAAGCCCGCCCGTCTCCGCCTCTTCCTCTTCCCGGTCGGctcctcatcctcctcttcctcaGCGCAGGCGCTTCAGCCTCCGCCTGCTGCCGAGAGCAAGCCGGAGCACCAGTGGTTCGTCGACGCCCTCAACTCCGGCCCCGTCCAGACCCTGAACCGACCGGAAATGGAGTCTCCTCAGGCGAACCCGGATTTCCTTTTCGGTCTGGATCAGATATCCGCGGCTAAATCAGGGGAAGACGTCCGCGCTTCCGCCTCCGCTTCTCCGGCGTCAGGTCTCCCCCACCCTGAACCACGAGACTACTTTCCTCCGCCACCGAACGACTTGGCGACGAAGGCGGACAGGCGTTCGCTGGAGACGGCAACCGCCGCTGTGGTTTCTGACTCTAACTCGGCGGAGATTCAGAGGCAGATTCAGGAGTTCCAGAGGATGCAGATAGCGAGCCAGGAACAGCAGGCGGCAGCGGCTTACTTCCAGAGGAAGCAGGAAGAAACCCTAAGCCACAGTTTCCCAACCGGGTCGGCCTTCCCGGCGAGAGAGCCGGCGGGTGTGGCCACCTCCATGGCCGGAGATTACTACCAGAAAATCCACGACAAGAACCGGTACGAATCAGGTCCACCGCAAGAGCAGCCGCCACCTCCGCCAATGACGATCCTTCCTCCGCCGACGTCGACACCAGCAGCCTACTGGGCCGCCCCAGCGCCCGATCGGCAAGGCATGGGACCCGATCTAGGCGTCTACCTGCTGCCGTCGGGCGCGATGTATCCTGCCGGTTCCGTCCGGCCGCTGACCGGCCCGCCCGGGCAGGGATTCTACACGGTGGCGCCGAAGTTGATGACCAGTGCCCCTCCGCCTCCTCCCGCCGGGTTCGGTGCTGAACCGTACCGAGACGCGCCAATCTACAGGATGGGGCCCGGTGGGGCTAAGCTGGGCCCGTATCCCGAGGGCGCGATACGGCCGGGGATGGACGCTGCGTCCTTTGCTCATCTCACGTACGATCCGACGGCAGGCCGGCAGATGTATTACGCGGCGGCGACGCAGGCAGCTGTGACCTCTCCTCCGGCTTCGTATCAGACGGTGGCCCGTCAACCGCCGGCTCAGGACCCCAGACCCAAATCTCCAACGCAGAGCCTGTGA
- the LOC126409931 gene encoding uncharacterized protein LOC126409931 → MLLWSSLFNLPLIVVTCCASWRSRSLKPGGDFQTGTNWLLSLSRSASLKDRRAMSSLILSLSASLCETDAVLQSAPSLRRLELGNSLLRCSTASFLCDAWEALCSLSLCCSLTQNSLLSAPSLCAAPSLCDAAPSLCATFRFGYWWKWKWKWNVTLVYE, encoded by the exons ATGTTGCTGTGGTCGTCTCTCTTCAACCTTCCTCTCATCGTCGTCACCTGCTGCGCTTCTTGGAGGAGCCGATCATTAAAACCGGGTGGTGATTTTCAGACG GGCACGAATtggcttctctccctctcacgctCGGCTTCTCTCAAAGACCGACGGGCGATGAgttctctcattctctccctctcggCCTCTCTCTGTGAGACCGACGCTGTGCTGCAGAGTGCTCCCTCTCTACGACGCTTGGAGTTGGGGAACTCACTGCTCCGGTGCTCCACTGCTTCCTTTCTCTGCGACGCTTGGGAagctctctgctccctctctctgtgctGCTCCCTCACCCAAAACTCGCTGCTCAGTGCTCCCTCTCTGTgcgctgctccctctctctgcgacGCCGCTCCTTCTCTCTGCGCTACGTTCAGATTtgg atattggtggaagtggaagtggaagtggaacgTGACTctggtttatgaatga
- the LOC116251349 gene encoding auxin-responsive protein IAA9-like isoform X2 — protein MSPPLGHVEEGRCEVHLQVHATSSDRSSQNFPVLTEHNYMRLSDSSSGDSSVATTGVDEKGDGLNLKATELTLGLPGSRSPVRSLDLSLLSNAKYREKSVLFLDPAEEGIPEAKQLSRNNRLTLQTRLSDGRFMGNSELELMSVDVKAGSDTWHADGRGHSGAVILSPRPSHNLLAKNISVKNHHGTPPCLVKENLALKICQDRPHVSKEFNANSTSPADDYGFGLVAKEQVVGWPPIRSYRKNTLAANSKVKDEVQGKPSSGPLFIKVSMDGAPYLRKVDLKTCATYDELSSSLEKMFSCFTIGQFGSNRVPSRDVLSESKLMDFLHGSEYVITYEDKDGDWMLIGDVPWDMFVGFCKRIRIMKGSDAIGLAPKAMLKSHSWN, from the exons ATGTCACCGCCTCTCGGCCATGTGGAAGAAGGACGTTGCGAGGTCCATTTGCAGGTTCATGCCACTTCGTCTGATCGCAGCAGCCAGAATTTTCCTGTATTGACCGAGCACAACTACATGAGGCTGTCAGACTCTTCTTCAGGTGATAGCTCTGTGGCGACAACCGGCGTGGATGAAAAAGGTGACGGCTTAAACCTGAAAGCCACGGAGCTCACTCTTGGCCTTCCTGGCTCACGGTCCCCTGTCAGAAGTCTTGATCTCTCCCTGTTAAGCAATGCTAAGTATAGGGAGAAGAGCGTCTTATTTCTAGATCCTGCAGAAGAAGGAATTCCGGAAGCGAAACAGTTGAGCCGGAATAATCGCCTAACCTTGCAGACTCGATTATCAG ATGGGAGGTTCATGGGCAACTCCGAATTGGAGTTGATGTCCGTTGATGTAAAGGCAGGCTCGGATACCTGGCATGCAGATGGCAGAGGCCATTCAGGAGCAGTAATTCTTTCACCAAGACCTTCACACAATCTCTTGGCAAAGAATATTTCTGTTAAAAACCATCATGGAACACCTCCTTGTCTGGTGAAAGAGAATTTAGCTCTAAAGATTTGTCAAGACAGACCCCATGTTTCTAAAGAGTTCAACGCTAACAGTACCAGTCCTGCAGACGACTATGGGTTTGGTCTTGTGGCAAA GGAGCAAGTCGTTGGATGGCCTCCAATCAGATCGTACCGAAAGAACACTTTGGCTGCAAACTCAAAGGTTAAGGATGAGGTTCAAGGAAAGCCTAGTTCAGGACCTTTGTTTATTAAGGTCAGCATGGATGGTGCTCCATACTTGAGGAAGGTAGACCTAAAAACCTGTGCGACATACGATGAACTCTCATCCTCTCTTGAGAAAATGTTCAGCTGTTTTACCATTG GTCAGTTTGGCTCTAACAGGGTTCCTAGTAGGGATGTGTTGAGTGAGAGTAAATTGATGGATTTTCTTCATGGGTCAGAATATGTTATTACGTACGAAGATAAAGATGGAGACTGGATGCTTATTGGCGATGTTCCATGGGA CATGTTCGTTGGTTTCTGTAAGCGGATTCGCATCATGAAAGGTTCTGACGCCATTGGCCTCG CCCCAAAGGCCATGTTGAAAAGCCACAGCTGGAATTAG
- the LOC116249544 gene encoding uncharacterized protein LOC116249544 isoform X3 yields MLAAQYGADITYGEEIVDHKLLKCERLINETLGTIDFVERGTDNVVFRTCEEEKHRVVFQIGTSNASRALSAAMLVCKDVAAVDVNMGCPKSFSVSGGMGAALLTKPELIHDILTTLKRNLDIPVTCKIRLLKSSNDTVELARRIEKTGVAALAVHGRRVADRPRDPAKWGEIAEIVQALSVPVIANGDVFDYEDFECIRAVTGAASVMVARGAAWNASIFSPKGKLPWESVKKEYIRKSILWDNDIKSTKHTLKEMIMHYSSLELAEGKAVNKSNTLADLAELYGEQEYFSDVISSRLLQITVR; encoded by the exons ATGCTGGCTGCTCAGTATGGTGCCGATATTACCTATGGAGAGGAGATTGTAGACCATAAATTATTGAAGTGTGAGCGTCTTATTAATG AAACTCTTGGAACCATTGACTTTGTGGAAAGGGGAACAGATAATGTTGTGTTCCGTACATGTGAGGAAGAAAAGCATCGTGTGGTATTCCAAATTGGCACCTCAAATGCTTCACGAGCTCTGAGTGCTGCAATGCTAGT GTGTAAAGATGTTGCAGCAGTTGATGTCAACATGGGTTGCCCAAAATCATTCTCTGTCAGCGGAGGCATGGGTGCTGCCCTCCTGACTAAACCAGAACTGATTCATGAT ATTTTGACAACACTAAAGAGGAACCTTGATATTCCTGTGACATGTAAGATACGCCTTCTGAAATCATCTAACGATACAGTAGAATTAGCAAGGAGGATTGAGAAAACTGGTGTTGCTGCTCTCGCTGTTCATGGAAg GAGAGTTGCAGATAGGCCAAGGGATCCTGCAAAATGGGGTGAGATTGCTGAGATTGTTCAAGCATTATCAGTTCCAGTGATTGCAAATGGTGATGTCTTTGACTATGAAGATTTCGAGTGCATTAGAGCAGTAACAG GAGCTGCTTCTGTCATGGTTGCTAGAGGGGCTGCATGGAATGCATCAATTTTTAGCCCAAAAGGCAAGTTACCCTGGGAAAGTGTCAAAAAAGAGTACATAAGGAAG AGCATCTTATGGGACAATGATATAAAAAGCACAAAGCACACTCTAAAGGAGATGATCATGCATTATTCATCATTGGAGCTTGCAGAGGGAAAGGCTGTAAATAAATCTAATACACTAGCAGATCTTGC GGAACTTTATGGTGAACAAGAATATTTTTCAGATGTCATCAGTAGCCGATTGTTGCAAATTACTGTCAG GTAA